In Funiculus sociatus GB2-C1, a single genomic region encodes these proteins:
- the lptB gene encoding LPS export ABC transporter ATP-binding protein, translated as MKIVLENIHKSYAKRTIVNRVNLSVAQGEIVGLLGPNGAGKTTTFYIATGLEKPDQGTVWLDNTDITALPIHKRATLGIGYLAQEASIFRNLSVRDNILLVLEQTGVPRRQWQQRLDYLLQDFRLEKVAYTHGIRVSGGERRRTELARSLASGPEGPKFLFLDEPFAGVDPIAVSEIQKIIAELRDRSMGILITDHNVRETLAITDRAYIMRDGQILAAGSAEELYNNPLVRQYYLGDDFKR; from the coding sequence ATGAAAATCGTACTGGAAAATATTCACAAGTCTTATGCCAAGCGCACGATTGTCAATCGTGTCAACCTTTCAGTAGCGCAAGGGGAAATCGTGGGATTGCTCGGCCCCAATGGTGCTGGTAAAACCACCACCTTTTACATTGCTACTGGCTTAGAAAAACCCGATCAAGGTACTGTTTGGTTGGATAATACCGACATCACCGCCTTGCCCATTCATAAACGAGCTACTTTGGGCATTGGCTACCTCGCTCAGGAAGCAAGTATTTTCCGCAACCTCAGCGTCCGAGATAACATTCTACTGGTGTTAGAGCAAACAGGTGTCCCGCGTCGTCAATGGCAGCAGCGTCTGGATTACTTACTTCAAGACTTTCGTCTAGAAAAAGTTGCTTATACACACGGAATTCGTGTCTCTGGGGGAGAACGGCGACGCACCGAGTTGGCGAGATCCTTAGCATCTGGCCCCGAAGGGCCAAAATTTTTGTTTTTAGATGAACCATTTGCGGGTGTCGATCCAATTGCCGTATCGGAGATTCAAAAAATAATAGCCGAACTACGCGATCGCAGCATGGGCATCTTGATTACCGATCACAACGTCCGCGAAACCCTCGCCATCACAGATCGAGCCTACATCATGCGCGACGGGCAAATCCTCGCCGCAGGCAGCGCTGAAGAACTATACAATAACCCTTTAGTACGCCAATATTACTTAGGCGATGACTTCAAAAGGTAG
- a CDS encoding ferredoxin thioredoxin reductase catalytic beta subunit: MQSSETQSKSSDKNLEAMRQFSQTYAKRTGTYFCVDPSVTAVVIEGLAKHKDDLGAPLCPCRHYEDKEAEVAAAFWNCPCVPMRERKECHCMLFLTEDNEFRGEMQDISIEEIHAVRDSM, from the coding sequence ATGCAATCATCAGAAACTCAATCAAAATCCAGCGATAAAAACCTAGAGGCAATGCGTCAGTTTTCTCAAACTTACGCCAAACGCACCGGCACATACTTTTGTGTCGATCCTTCAGTAACAGCCGTTGTGATTGAAGGACTCGCCAAGCACAAAGATGACCTTGGTGCGCCTTTGTGTCCCTGTCGTCACTACGAAGACAAAGAAGCAGAAGTAGCTGCTGCTTTCTGGAATTGTCCCTGCGTACCAATGCGCGAACGCAAAGAATGCCATTGTATGTTATTTCTCACCGAAGATAACGAGTTTCGTGGTGAAATGCAAGACATCTCTATTGAAGAAATTCACGCCGTGCGAGATAGTATGTAA
- a CDS encoding DUF309 domain-containing protein has protein sequence MSEEIPIEFWQGVEQFNQQEFYPCHDTLEALWMEASEPQKRFYQGVLQIAVACYHLGNLNWRGAAILLGEGIGRIKAYEPRYSGIDVSQLIDQSAELLTALQEAGAENIAEFVEQMQHQGDTVQLPKIQRVDAQETSAS, from the coding sequence ATGTCTGAAGAAATACCGATTGAATTTTGGCAAGGAGTAGAGCAGTTTAATCAGCAGGAATTTTACCCTTGTCACGATACCTTAGAAGCCCTGTGGATGGAAGCCAGCGAACCGCAAAAAAGGTTTTATCAGGGAGTCCTGCAAATAGCAGTTGCCTGCTATCATCTGGGCAATCTCAACTGGCGCGGTGCAGCGATATTACTAGGAGAGGGAATTGGACGCATCAAAGCTTACGAACCCCGATACAGCGGTATTGATGTTAGCCAACTCATAGATCAGAGTGCTGAACTGTTGACAGCACTGCAAGAAGCTGGTGCGGAAAACATCGCTGAATTCGTGGAACAGATGCAGCACCAAGGCGACACTGTACAATTACCAAAAATACAGCGAGTAGACGCGCAAGAAACTTCTGCAAGCTAG
- a CDS encoding IS1 family transposase has product RAVGKETGKTSYIERFNNTLRQRVSRLVRKTLSFSKSLENHIGAIWYFIHHYNASLLM; this is encoded by the coding sequence CGAGCCGTTGGTAAAGAAACTGGAAAAACCAGCTACATTGAGCGATTCAACAATACGTTGAGGCAACGGGTATCTCGCCTAGTCCGAAAAACCTTGTCCTTTTCAAAATCGTTGGAGAACCACATTGGTGCTATCTGGTACTTTATCCATCACTACAATGCATCATTACTTATGTAG
- a CDS encoding LptA/OstA family protein, which yields MMQSSQQTQSFMRRLGLVLMLPAALVGAIAFPTQMQQNAQAQTPGDGRALTVRSDVQEANSKTGVVTARGNVQMYYPSRQIQATAAQAQYFSKERRIVLTGNVYVLQQGNSLRGETITYLIDEGRFVALPQGNRQVESIYLVADPSAPTQPAAPVTTPPVNPKPAFKTPNSPSTTPQR from the coding sequence ATGATGCAATCCTCTCAACAAACTCAATCTTTCATGCGTCGCCTGGGATTAGTATTAATGCTTCCAGCTGCTTTGGTGGGAGCGATCGCATTCCCCACCCAGATGCAACAAAACGCCCAAGCCCAAACTCCAGGCGACGGACGCGCCCTCACCGTCCGTTCTGATGTCCAAGAGGCCAACTCGAAAACTGGAGTCGTAACCGCACGCGGTAACGTGCAAATGTACTATCCATCACGGCAAATTCAGGCAACAGCTGCCCAAGCTCAGTATTTCAGCAAAGAGCGCCGCATTGTTCTCACTGGCAACGTCTACGTCCTACAACAAGGTAATAGTCTCCGAGGCGAGACAATCACATACCTCATCGATGAAGGGCGCTTTGTTGCCCTGCCTCAAGGCAACCGACAGGTAGAATCAATTTATCTAGTTGCCGACCCCAGCGCCCCAACTCAACCCGCAGCGCCTGTAACAACTCCGCCCGTTAATCCTAAGCCAGCCTTCAAAACACCGAACAGCCCATCAACAACCCCCCAAAGGTAA
- a CDS encoding LptF/LptG family permease, with product MPKFFNPLYPLISRISVMDRYIASELFAPFLFGMGFFSSLGVTIGSLFDLMRRSVDVGLPAMLVLKVLLLSLPQFMAYAFAASTLLATLLTYSRLSSDSELVALRSCGISVYRLVTPAIILGFFITGIAFTFNEYVVPAANYQAKVTLDRALNKEKPSFQERNIFYPEYTKVKLPNGEKEQVLKRLFYAEKFDGEKMQGLTILDWSQEGLNQIVTSQAASWNPAQNTWDFFKGTIYLISPDASYRNILRFEHQQLQLPRTALDLASSGRDYGEMNLAQSTERLKIERLSGNEQKIRKLLIRIHQKIALPFACVVFAIVGAALATRPTRTSKATGFGISVLVIFTYYLLMSFGDALGLGNFLPPFVAAWMPNLFGLAAGVWFLLKAAR from the coding sequence ATGCCCAAATTTTTCAATCCGCTCTACCCCTTGATTTCCCGCATCTCGGTCATGGATCGCTACATTGCCAGCGAACTATTCGCACCTTTCCTGTTTGGGATGGGTTTCTTTTCTTCTTTGGGAGTAACGATTGGCAGCTTATTCGACCTGATGCGGAGAAGTGTGGACGTAGGGCTACCAGCGATGCTGGTTTTGAAAGTGTTGCTGTTGAGTCTACCGCAATTTATGGCATACGCCTTTGCTGCCTCAACACTACTAGCTACCTTATTAACCTATAGTCGTCTTTCTAGCGATAGCGAATTGGTAGCTTTGCGTAGCTGCGGCATAAGCGTTTATCGTCTGGTAACACCAGCAATTATCTTGGGATTTTTCATCACTGGTATTGCTTTTACCTTTAATGAATATGTAGTACCAGCAGCAAATTATCAAGCTAAAGTTACCCTAGATCGAGCGCTGAATAAAGAAAAGCCGTCTTTCCAAGAGCGAAATATTTTTTATCCAGAATATACTAAAGTCAAACTGCCCAATGGCGAAAAAGAACAAGTGCTAAAGCGCCTGTTTTATGCAGAAAAGTTTGATGGTGAAAAAATGCAAGGCTTGACAATTTTGGATTGGTCACAAGAAGGACTAAACCAAATTGTTACTTCACAAGCCGCGTCTTGGAACCCAGCACAAAATACCTGGGATTTTTTTAAAGGCACCATTTATCTAATTTCTCCCGATGCTTCCTACCGCAATATTTTGCGGTTTGAACATCAACAGCTGCAACTGCCTCGAACAGCCTTAGATTTGGCAAGTTCTGGGCGCGACTATGGAGAAATGAACCTTGCACAATCCACAGAACGTCTGAAAATAGAACGTTTAAGTGGCAATGAGCAGAAAATTCGCAAGCTGCTGATCCGCATTCACCAAAAAATAGCCTTACCCTTTGCTTGTGTGGTGTTTGCTATAGTGGGTGCTGCTTTGGCAACTAGACCTACGCGCACCAGTAAAGCGACAGGTTTTGGTATTAGCGTCTTGGTGATTTTTACTTACTATTTATTAATGTCCTTTGGGGATGCCCTGGGACTGGGCAACTTCCTGCCTCCCTTTGTTGCTGCTTGGATGCCAAATCTATTTGGCTTAGCAGCAGGTGTCTGGTTTTTGCTTAAAGCTGCCCGGTAA